Below is a window of Acidimicrobiales bacterium DNA.
GGGTCGGTCGTGGGCAAGTGCTTCGGCCCACGAAGCACCACGCTCCGATTGTGCCATAGCGGCCCGTGACCGGGCCCTTCGGGTACGCGACTCGCAACGGTGGGCCGCCGGCCGGTGGATCGACTGGCGCTGAGCTCTCCGAGTCCGGGAGGCGAGCTCGCAACGCCGCCGACTCGCCGGACAGGGCGCGCCTCGCGGCTCCGCATCTCAACACGCGCTCGGCTCGGCCGTTGATTCCCCTATGCACATCACGACAGAAGCCGAGTGGGGAGAGCAGCGGGAAGCACTGCTCGAAGGGGCGATCGAGTTCGCGCGAGTGATGGAGCGCCGCCCCTTCCAGAACGAGGCGGGGCTGCGGGGCGTGAGCGCCTTCGCCCTCTACTGGTTCGTGAAGCAGCTGCAGCCGGACGTCGTGTTCGAGGTGGGGGTGTGGCGGGGCTTCAGCACGTGGCTCATCGAGCAGGCCGCGCCCGCAGCTGAGGTCTGGTCCTTCGACCCGATCTTCTTCTTCGGCGGCGAGCCGCAGCCCGTCTACCGCTCGCCCCGTGCCCGCTACTTCCGCGAGGACTTCTCCTGTGCCGACATCGCGGGCGACGTCGCCGCGGCGACGACGCCGCTCGCCTTCTTCGACGACCACCACCGTCAGCTGGCCCGCCTTGAGCAGTGCCGCCGGGTCGGGATCGAGCACGTGATCTTCGACGACAACCCGCCGCACCCCTACGGCCACCGCACCCTCGAGGACGAGCGCGCGGATGCCGTCGGCCGCGAAGCGCTCGCCGAGATGGCCGAGCGTTACGAGGTCTTCCCCGCACTCTGGGCGGTCGACGACGTCACCGAGTACCGCATCCGCGAGGCGGGGCTCGGCTTTCCCGTCACACCCGATCTCGCCTACCTGCACGCCGAGCGCAAGTGGCATTCCTACGTCACCTACGTGAAGGCCAGCCCCTCGGCAGAGGCGGCGAGGCGACCGGCGGTGGCGGTGGCGAACGGGGGCCTCAACCCGGTGCCCATGGTGCCGACCGACCCGGTGGCGCCGGCGAGCGCCGACGGGGCGCTGGTCGAGCAGATCCGGCGCCTCGCCTCGGCGAGCTCCGCGGCGATCAGCGCCCTCGACTGCCGCATCGCCTCCCTCGAGGGCGGGATCGCGGCCCTCGCGAAGAGCGCCTGACCGCAGCTCCGGCCTCGGCCCGGCGGTCGACACCGGCGACCGCGCACGACGAGAACGTGGCGCTGAAGCGGGAGCTTGTCGCGGCGCGAGCGGCGTCGCCCGCCTCCAGCAGCAGCTCAGCCAGCAAAACACCGCGCTCGACCAGCTGAGCGAGACCGAGCAGCTCACCGGCCTCGCCAATCGCCGCTACGGCGAGGAGCGTCTGGACGCCGAGATCGAGCGGGCCCACCGCCACCACCGGCCGCTGTCGCTGTTGATGCTCGACCTCGACCACTTCAAGATGGTGAACGACACCCATGGCCACGCCGGCGGCGACAGCGTGCTGCGCGAGACGGCGCGGCGCATGCAACAGGTGCTGCGCGCCGGCGACGTCGCGGCGCGTTGGGGGGGGGAGAGGAGTTCCTCCTCATCCTCCCCGAAACCGAGCTCGAGGGCGCCGCTGTGCTCGGCGAGCGAGTGCTCGAAGAGGTGAGCGAGCGCCTGGTCGTCCTCGGCGACGGACGGAGTTGTGCGGTGACGTTGAGCGCCGGTGCGACGGATGGCGAAGCACGCGCCCGTGACCTGTTCGTTCGCCTCGCCGACGACGCCCTCTACCGGGCCAAGGCCGCCGGGCGCAACCGCCGCCTCAACCGCGAGGACGACGTGTCGTAGGGGCGAACGGGCAGCTCCGCAGCTTGGCGGAGATGACCGCGGAGCGTGAAGAGGGCTAAAGTCCCTACCACTCTCCGTCGCCCCACCGGTAGCCTGCACGGTATGCGGTCGTCGCGAAGTCACAGCTCGGAGAGGGAGAGCAGAGCAGGTGACGGCGCGCTCGTGATCACCGGTGTGCTGATTGCGGAAGGCGCGAGCGCCCGTGCCGATGCCCCGACGACCAAGCGCTACCGCGTCTCGGACGGCCAGACGATCATCGGCCACGCCTCGCTGATCATCGGTTCGGTCGCCCTCGGTGCCGTCCTCCTCGGCTATCTCCAGGGCAGCGAGATCGTGCCGATGTTCGCCGTCGGCAGCTGTGGCCTGGTGTTTGCCTCACTTTGGTGCACCATCACCAAGCAGTACCCGATTGCGACGGTCTACGGAGCCTTCGCCGGCTTCAATTTTAGCTACGCGCTCTTGCAGCTCGGCGTCTCGCACGACTGGTACGCGATCCCAATTGACTCCCTCACCACGGTGCTCTTGGTCTACGCGCTGTCCTGGCTCGGCATTTTCCTGCTGCTCTCCTTTATCGCCTACCAAGCGTCGTTGACCTCACTCGGCCTCTTCCTCTCGGTCTCGGCGGGCCTCGGCCTCGTCGCCGGAGCCACCGGTGCCGGCTCACTCACGCTGCTCCGCTGGGCGGCCGTGCCGGTGGGGCTGGTCGCTCTGCTCAGTGTGAGCGCGATCGGCCACGTGATGTGGGGCTGGCACGTCCGCAACCACATCGCTCGCCAGCGGGCCCGCGGGGCAGTAGTGGGCGGACCAGCGCACCTGGCCGCCGACCGCCGTCTTCGTTCACGCACGCCTGCCGAATAAGCGTCGCCAGCTGATGACGCGAACAGATGGTCCGGCAGGCGACAAGCCTGGCGGGGACTTCGAGGCGCGGCGCGGCCTGAGCGGCGCCTGGTGCGTGGTGCGCTCTGACCGTAGCCCCGTTGCCCGCGCGGCGCGAGGTGTGGAGATCGCCCTCCTTTTCGCTGGGACCTCCGTTCTCTGGGCGCCGGCCGCGTTTGCCAGCACCGGTGGCAGCGGCACCGTGGGCGCGGTGTTCGCGTCGAACCGAGGAGCGAACGGCAAGGTCGTCGATGGCGTGAAGCTCGTCCCCATCACCGCCGGTTCGGCACAGCACGCGCAGCCAGTGAAGAGGCTCAATCCGGTGGCCTTCCAGCTCCTCGGGTACGGGCCACCCCCGACGGGCAACGGCGCGAGCTCCACTTCCGGCACCTCCACCAACCCGGTCGTGCGGCGGCTCCTGCAGAGCCTCGGCAATGCCTCCCCTGCGGGGAGTTCGCCTTCGACACCCAACTCCAGCCCCACGGGTGCCAGCGGACTCGGGGGTGGGAGCAACGCGGCGGGCGCGCGTGGGCTGACAGGGGCGCAGGGCCCGAGCGGCAATTCCGGTCAGCCCGGCCTCCGGGGGAACCCCGGGAGTCTTGGAGCGACCGGGCCGGGAGGACTCGCTGGAACCGCGGGGAACACGGGGGCCGTGGGGTCGAGCGGTACCGCCGGCAGTAATGGAAATACCGGACCGACGGGCCTCACCGGCGCGACCGGTGCCCAGGGCGTCGAGGGCGTTCAGGGCGTGAGCGGCTCTCAGGGCGTCCAGGGCGTCAGTGGCTCCAACGGCGCGACCGGCGCCCAGGGAGCTTCGGGCTCCAACGGCGCGACGGGGAGCTCGGGCGTCAACGGAGCGAACGGCGCCACCGGCGCCACGGGCTCCAACGGCTCCAACGGCGCGACCGGCGCGCAGGGCACCACCGGCGTCACCGGCGCGCAGGGTCCGGCGGGGCCGACCGGTGTGCAGGGACCGACGGGCCTCACCGGCGCGACCGGTGCCCAGGGCGTCCAGGGCGTGAGCGGTTCTCAGGGCATCCAGGGCGTCAACGGCGCGTCCGGCGCGACCGGTGCCCAGGGAGCTTCGGGCTCCAACGGCTCCAACGGCGCGCAGGGTCCGACGGGACCGGCCGGTGTGCAGGGACCGACGGGCCTCACCGGCGCGACCGGCGCCCAGGGCATCCAGGGCGTCAGCGGCTCCAACGGCGCGTCCGGCGCCCAGGGAGCTTCGGGCTCCAACGGTTCCAACGGCGCGACCGGGAGCTCGGGCGTCAACGGAGCGAACGGCGCCACCGGCGCCACCGGCTCCAACGGCTCCAACGGCGCGACCGGCGCGCAGGGCGCCACCGGCGTCACCGGCGCGCAGGGTCTGGCGGGACCGACCGGTGTGCAGGGACCGACGGGTCTCACCGGCGCGACCGGTGCCCAGGGCGTCCAGGGCGTGAGCGGTTCTCAGGGCATCCAGGGCATCCAGGGCGTCAGCGGCTCCAACGGCTCCAACGGAGCGAACGGCGCGACCGGCGCGCAGGGCACCACCGGCGTCACCGGCGCGCAGGGTCCGGCGGGACCGACCGGTGTGCAGGGACCGACGGGGCTCACCGGCGCGACCGGTGCCCAGGGCATCCAAGGCGTGAGCGGATCGAACGGCGCCACCGGCGCGCAGGGTC
It encodes the following:
- a CDS encoding diguanylate cyclase — protein: MGGGEEFLLILPETELEGAAVLGERVLEEVSERLVVLGDGRSCAVTLSAGATDGEARARDLFVRLADDALYRAKAAGRNRRLNREDDVS
- a CDS encoding spore surface glycoprotein BclB; the encoded protein is MEIALLFAGTSVLWAPAAFASTGGSGTVGAVFASNRGANGKVVDGVKLVPITAGSAQHAQPVKRLNPVAFQLLGYGPPPTGNGASSTSGTSTNPVVRRLLQSLGNASPAGSSPSTPNSSPTGASGLGGGSNAAGARGLTGAQGPSGNSGQPGLRGNPGSLGATGPGGLAGTAGNTGAVGSSGTAGSNGNTGPTGLTGATGAQGVEGVQGVSGSQGVQGVSGSNGATGAQGASGSNGATGSSGVNGANGATGATGSNGSNGATGAQGTTGVTGAQGPAGPTGVQGPTGLTGATGAQGVQGVSGSQGIQGVNGASGATGAQGASGSNGSNGAQGPTGPAGVQGPTGLTGATGAQGIQGVSGSNGASGAQGASGSNGSNGATGSSGVNGANGATGATGSNGSNGATGAQGATGVTGAQGLAGPTGVQGPTGLTGATGAQGVQGVSGSQGIQGIQGVSGSNGSNGANGATGAQGTTGVTGAQGPAGPTGVQGPTGLTGATGAQGIQGVSGSNGATGAQGPAGPTGVQGPSGLLGATGVTGTQGAQGTQGSTGLAGGNGGTGAQGAQGVAGATGPQGASGVNGANGATGPQGATGAQGTAGLGGATGATGAGATGATGVGATGATGVPGATGSQGATGVSGATGAAGTAGASAFTATSPRNQATFFVVCPGSELAFGGGGSEPGPGQLLVSAPTDGSGAVLTAAGAAHGWSVTFSAANKQPTVWVICA